From the Aspergillus puulaauensis MK2 DNA, chromosome 1, nearly complete sequence genome, the window GACAGCAGCTCGAGTCCAAAACCTTAGTTAGAGCCGGcttttctcctcttctcgttccccctcctcgctactctcctcttccaatAAACCCCCAGGAGCACAGTCTGTGAATCTCCTGTAGCCCAACTGCGAGGTACGTGGTTCTAGTCGGCTGGAAAAAATTATCCCAGTCTCTTTTCCGGCATTGGCATGTGGGTTGGGCCAGCAGCCTAAAGCAACCAGGTCGATTTCTCCGGTGGCTAATCGCACTACCAAAATAGCCCGTTCCTTTCCAGGCCCAGCTTTTCGCACCTCTCCGCTTCCACGAGTCCGTGCTCCTCGCGGAGTCCTGATAGATCTCTCTAAttttctccctccttcaccccTCGAATTTCGATCTTCATTTATCTCTGGTGTCCTCCTCAAACTTCCACACTCgtcgttttttttttttcttttctttttcttccttttttcaTTTATTACTTGGCAAATCCAAAAGGTGCCTTAGAGAGGTGCCCAATTCATGGTCGCCATGGCCGGAAAGATGACTCTCTATAagttggtggtgctgggggatggtggtgtcGGAAAGACGGCGCTCACAATTCAGGTTAGCCATTGACTCTCCGCCCATAGTGGTGTATGAGTGACTGAACAGGTGTATTGCTTATAGTTATGTTTAAACCATTTCGTCGAAACATACGATCCGACCATTGAAGATTCGTACCGAAAGCAGGTGGTGATCGATCAGCAATCATGCATGTTGGAGGTTCTCGATACTGCCGGTCAGGAGGAGTATACCGCTCTACGCGACCAGTGGATCCGAGACGGCGAGGGGTTCGTTCTCGTTTACAGCATTACGTCGCGTGCCTCCTTTTCGCGAATATCAAAGTTCTACAATCAGATCAAGATGGTCAAGGAATCAGCAAACTCTGGCTCACCATCTGGCGCCAGCTATCTGGGCTCTCCGATGAGCTCGCCATCGGGTCCCCCGCTCCCAGTTCCCGTGATGCTAGTCGGCAACAAGAGTGACAAAGCTGTCGAGCGGGCAGTCTCGGCCCAGGAAGGCCAAGCGCTCGCCAAAGATTTAGGGTGCGAGTTTGTCGAGGCATCCGCGAAGAACTGCATCAACGTTGAAAAGGCGTTCTATGATGTCGTCAGGATGCTGCGCAGCCAGCGCATGCAACAACAAAGACCCCAGGATCATCGCCGGACGACTGGGCTAGGTCAGATGCGTGACTCGGGTCCTGAATACCCCAAATCTTTCCGTCCCGACCGTTCTCGACACCGCAGCGGGCTCAAGTGTAGAATCTTGTGAGCTGTTTCTGTTTCGCATGGTCGCATTATCCGATCGATCTTTCGAAATACCATGCGAACAATATATAAATACGTCCGCCCACTTATCTTATCACTATTTGCGATCGGCGCACGAATACTTGACTTTACTCGTTCGTCGCAACTTCTTCCTACAATTATTATTCAAACGCTTTTTAGACAAATCATGCGAGCTTGCTCCATGACGATATCCTTCTCTTGTCTATATTGGCTGCCAGAAGCCTTGCCGGTCCTCAAGCTCTTTTTGTGCTCGCCATCTTTCGCTcctcgttttctttcctttggCCGAGAGCCCAtggctgcggtggtggatatGTGAATATGCTCGATGCAAGGGTTATGGTTATTTTATTCGGGAGGCCgattttgtttttgttttttattcGAATCTATCGCAGGTGTCTGGACATGTGAGGAAATCCTTACCGTGTGTCTCAAAGGGCTAAGGGTCAGGACGATATTCTTCCACTTTTTCTTACGGCGTACCATTTCTCattttcccttttccctgATTCCTCATCCTTCCACTACTACATCCTTATGTCCGCGAATATCCGTGCGTTGTTTGTCGTCCTGTCTCTATGCCCATCTCTGGGTATCAAAGGAGCCGTCGTCTCTCGGCGAGAACGATGGTAGGTGAACGCAGTCAGAGAGAACGCTAGTGGTGGATACAGAACGAAGCAGTGCGAGAGACGAGGACAGTCGACCGTTTAGCAGGCATTGCGATATGATACCCTACGGCTGAGCTTTGAGTTGTGAATTTCGATGCATTTGCACCCAAAATATTGATGAGTACAGCATTGCCGATAGAAGCTTGCACATCAATGATACGATCATACAGCTAGAATGTATAACAATTGGGGTACATCTCAGCCTATGGAGTTGCATGTAATCATAATCCCGGTAATTCGAATAATAGTCAATACTATCAACCAATTAATGTATCAATGTGGAAATCGATCGAAAAAGGTTAGGATTCAGGGATCCGAGAAGCAAAGCCCGCCTGCCGGCCGTGACTCCATCCGAGTTCCCCACGGGAGAGGTGCGGGGAAAGCTGCGTTGCTGCCCTGTGCTTTCGCTGCTAGCCAGCTTTGGCCCCTGCCATCAGCAGTTCCTCGCTGTTCGTCCGGGACTTGCGTCTTGCACTAGCATCGTTCTCCCTCCGCCCGACCCTCGGTCTATCTCCtacctccatctccacggTTAGATCCGGCCTTATGAACCTGAAAAGCAGCCGTTTCTCGTGTTGGCTTGTCTGTCTGCGTTGTTCACCTCTTCTTACTCGATTCAGTACTCGCACCTAGCTACGGAGGAAATCGCTGCGCGAGACCAGGATCATTTGCCGAAACCCCCTTCCGGAGGAATATCGACCTCCGCTAGCTCCCTCTTTCCAGCCCCGTTTACAGCTGTCTTACCTAGGTACGGAGCGGAGTTATTACTGGCACATACTTCACACAGGCTACGCACCTGATTCCCGTTTTTTAGGTCTATCCACCATT encodes:
- the rasB gene encoding Ras small monomeric GTPase RasB (COG:S;~EggNog:ENOG410PM57;~InterPro:IPR005225,IPR001806,IPR027417,IPR020849;~PFAM:PF08477,PF00071;~go_component: GO:0016020 - membrane [Evidence IEA];~go_function: GO:0003924 - GTPase activity [Evidence IEA];~go_function: GO:0005525 - GTP binding [Evidence IEA];~go_process: GO:0007165 - signal transduction [Evidence IEA]), whose amino-acid sequence is MVAMAGKMTLYKLVVLGDGGVGKTALTIQLCLNHFVETYDPTIEDSYRKQVVIDQQSCMLEVLDTAGQEEYTALRDQWIRDGEGFVLVYSITSRASFSRISKFYNQIKMVKESANSGSPSGASYLGSPMSSPSGPPLPVPVMLVGNKSDKAVERAVSAQEGQALAKDLGCEFVEASAKNCINVEKAFYDVVRMLRSQRMQQQRPQDHRRTTGLGQMRDSGPEYPKSFRPDRSRHRSGLKCRIL